One part of the Muntiacus reevesi chromosome 20, mMunRee1.1, whole genome shotgun sequence genome encodes these proteins:
- the LOC136151407 gene encoding LOW QUALITY PROTEIN: heterogeneous nuclear ribonucleoprotein H-like (The sequence of the model RefSeq protein was modified relative to this genomic sequence to represent the inferred CDS: deleted 1 base in 1 codon) — translation MMLGTEGGEGFVVKVRGLPWSCSADQVQRFFSDCKIQNGAQGIRFIYTREGRPSGEAFVELESEDEVKLALKKDRETMGQRYVEVFKSNKAEMDWVLKHTGPNRSDTANDGFVQLRGLPFGCSKEEIVQFFSGLEIVPNGITLPVDFQGRSTGEAFVQFASQEIAEKALKKHKERIGHRYIEIFKSSRAEVRTHYDPPRKLMAMQRPGPYDRPGAGRGYNSIGRGASFERMRRGAYGGGYGGYDDYNGYNDGYGFGSDRFGRDLNYCFFGMSDHRYGDGGSTFQSTTGHCVHMRGLPYRATENDIYNFFSPLNPVRVHIEIGPDGRVTGEADVEFATHEDAVAAMSKDKANMQHRYVELFLNSTAGASGGAYANQSSYGGPASQQLSGGYGGSYGGQSSMSGYGSQGAVNSSYYSSGSRTSVGVNGMGGMSGMSSMSGGWGM, via the exons ATGATGCTGGGCACCGAAGGCGGTGAGGGGTTCGTGGTGAAGGTCCGGGGCTTGCCTTGGTCTTGCTCTGCAGACCAAGTGCAGCGGTTTTTTTCCGACTGCAAAATTCAAAATGGGGCTCAAGGTATTCGTTTCATCTACACCAGAGAAGGCAGACCGAGTGGCGAGGCTTTTGTTGAACTTGAATCAGAAGATGAAGTCAAATTGGCCctgaaaaaagacagagaaactatGGGACAGAGATATGTTGAAGTATTCAAGTCAAACAAGGCTGAAATGGATTGGGTGTTGAAGCATACTGGTCCAAATAGATCTGACACGGCCAATGATGGCTTTGTACAGCTTAGAGGACTCCCCTTTGGATGTAGCAAGGAAGAAATTGTTCAGTTCTTCTCAGGGTTGGAAATCGTGCCAAATGGGATAACATTGCCAGTGGACTTCCAGGGGAGGAGTACGGGGGAGGCCTTCGTGCAGTTTGCTTCACAGGAAATAGCTGAAAAGGCTCTAAAGAAACACAAGGAAAGAATAGGGCACAGGTATATCGAAATCTTTAAGAGCAGTCGAGCTGAAGTTAGAACTCACTATGATCCACCACGAAAACTTATGGCCATGCAGCGACCAGGTCCCTATGACAgacctggggctggcagagggtATAACAGCATTGGAAGAGGAGCTAGCTTTGAAAGGATGAGGCGTGGTGCTTATGGTGGAGGTTATGGAGGCTATGATGATTATAATGGTTATAATGATGGCTATGGATTTGGGTCAGATAGATTTGGAAGAGACCTCAATTACTGTTTTTTC GGAATGTCAGATCATAGATACGGGGATGGTGGCTCTACTTTCCAGAGCACAACAGGACACTGTGTACACATGCGGGGATTACCTTACAGAGCTACTGAGAatgacatttataattttttttcaccacTCAACCCTGTGAGAGTACATATTGAAATTGGTCCTGATGGCAGAGTAACTGGTGAAGCAGATGTCGAGTTTGCAACTCATGAAGATGCTGTGGCAGCTATGTCAAAAGACAAAGCAAATATGCAACACAGATATGTAGAACTCTTCTTGAATTCTACAGCAGGAGCAAGCGGTGGTGCTTACGCAAACCAGTCCAGTTATGGTGGCCCGGCCAGCCAGCAGCTGAGTGGTGGTTATGGAGGCAGCTATGGTGGCCAGAGCAGCATGAGTGGATATGGCAGCCAAGGAGCAGTGAACAGCAGCTACTACAGTAGCGGGAGCCGAACGTCTGTGGGCGTGAACGGAATGGGAGGTATGTCTGGCATGTCCAGTATGAGTGGTGGATGGGGGATGTGA